TATCGCAAAGGATTTGTTCTGCTCGCCGCCCTGCTGGCAATGGCCTCTTGCGCGACGTTTGCCGCCACTTTGACATTTAGCGCAACCTTGAACGCGGCCACCGAAGTGCCCCCCAAAGAAAGCAACGGCACCGGTATCGTTCAGGTCAACTACGATACCGACACCAAAGTCATGAACTACACGGTGAACTACAGCGCCCTTACCGGTCCGGCCACCGCTGCCCACTTTCATGGCCCGGCCGCAGCCGGTGTCAACGCGGGTGTGGCTGTGCCGGTGAAAGGTGCGCTAGTCAGCCCGATTGAAGGCACGGCAACACTCACCGATGATCAAGCCAAAGAACTGCAGGCTGGCATGTGGTACTTCAATGTCCACACCGCCGCCAACCCTGGCGGTGAAATCCGTGGACAGGTGCTGCCACTCAAATAAATGCGGTTGGCGCCAGCGTTCTGCATCGCCCAAACACTTTGCCCGCTACCTGAGATATGTAGCGGGCAAAGTGTTTTTGGAGCGGTCAGCAGCAGTTCAAACCTTGCTTTCAGCCATCGGCGGACGGGCACGCACTTTGGACTTGATATACGCCTTGAGCGATTCGTCTTCCCACGGCGGGGTATCGCCAAAGTGCTCGACCAGTACATCAATAAAGGTGCGCAGTTTGGCCGAGATAAAGGTGCGACTGGGGTAAACCGCGTAAATCGAAATCGGCGGCCGCGGGTAATCCAGCAAAATCGGCACCAGTGTCCCGGCGTGGATATGCTCCTGGATCAGAATGGTCGGCTGCACGGTAATGCCCAAGCCCTGCAACGCCGCCCGCACGGCCATTTCCCCGTTATTCACTCGCAATCGCGGCGTGATATTCACCGAGAACTTGCCATCCGGCCCGTCGAACACCCAGGCATTACCGTTGTTGGAATACGTGTAGGTAATGCACTGATGATTGACCAGTTCATCGGCCGAGCGCGGGGCGCCGTGCCTGGCCAGGTACTCTGGTGCAGCCACAAATAGCAAGTTGATTTGCGCCAGCCGCCGCGCTACCAGCGACGGATGCGGTGAGGCAGAAATACGGATTGCCGCATCGAATCCTTCTTCCACCAGATCAATCACCCGGTCGCTCAGATCCAGATCGATACGCATCTCCGGGTAGCGGGCGTAGTAGTCAGCCAGCACGGGCGCCAGGTAGTTCACGCTGAATACCGCAGGCGCGCTGATCTTCAGCGTGCCGCGTGGCTTGACCGCACTCTGGCTGAGCAAGGTCTCGGCATCTTCCAGATCATTGATTGCGTGCTGGCAGCGCTCAAAATACACGGTGCCCGGGCCAGTCAGGCTCAAGCTGCGCGTGGTGCGATTCAACAGGCGCACGCCCAGTCGGGTCTCCAGGTGTTTTACATGCTTGCTGACCATGGCCGTGGACAACCCGCTGCGCTCGGCGGCGGCAACAAAGCTACCTAGCGTAGCTACCTGACAGAACACCTTCATGCTTACCAGTGTATCCATGCCTTCCCCAAAGTTTTCAAACCATCCAACCCGACCCAAGCATTGATCGCGCCATTCGATTGCACCGATATCGGGCAACAATTTTACCCACCCGTCCTGGAATTCGGCTTTTCAAGGGGGTAATTGTTAACTATCAGGAAACTATCAAACTACAGTATTGATATTTATCCACACGCGAGCAATGAATATCATGACGTTCATGGATGCAGCACCAAGAAGCAGCACCGCATATCAAACAACATATCGGAGAAACATCATGAACAAGTTCGCAAACATCGCTTTCGTTACTTTGACCTTTGCTGGTGTAGTTGGCGCCGCACAAGCCGCTGATGGCCTGGCCCAATATGCACAACGCGCCGTGACTCCGGTTACCCAATCGGCTCCGGTTGCTGCAACCCAGACAGAAGGTATGGCGCAATTTGCTTTCCGCGCTGTAACCCCAAGCAAGCTGGACGCTGCCCCGTCCACCCAAACTGCACAAACCAAGGCGGCAGTACAAAAGACTTCGGCCACCGGTTTTGCAGTTTATGCCCAACGTGCCGTGACCCCGGTACTGTAAGCGCTGGCAAAAGCCGAGGGATTCTGACTCTCCTCTTGACCTCGGAAAAAGCCCTAAAAGGCCGCGCAAGCGGCCTTTTTCTTTGCGCGAAGCTTTTGCGTGCCGCCTGTTGGCCAGGCCTGGTTCACACAGGCATTTGCCCTTTCATGATCAGCGGCAAACCCGCCGCCGTCCAGATCACGTTGTCGCACTGCGCGGCCAGCGCCTGATGCAAGCGCCCTGCTTCATCCACATAAACCCGGTTGCCAGCGCCTAGCGGCACCACACCCAGACCCACTTCATTACTGACCAACAGCAAAGTACCTTGTACCGAGCCCAAGCTCTGCAGCAACAAGGCTCGCTCCTGCGCTAACAATTGCGGCAAATCCAGCCCTGGCACTCGCGTCCAGTCATCGCCCTCACCGAACAATACATTGCTGAGCCATAAGGTCAGGCAATCGGCAATCACCACGCGGCCTTCAGTACAAGTCTGCTCAATCGCTTCGGCCAGAGCACAGGGCGCTTCCAGGGTTTTCCAATGCGCGGGGCGCTGGGCGCGATGCTGCGCAATGCGCTCGTTCATTTCAGCATCTTGGGGCTGGGCAGTCACAATCACAGTGACGGGTGCGCCGATTTGCGCGGCCAGTCGCTCCGCCAACGCACTTTTGCCAGATCGGGCACCACCCAGAATCAATGTCGTGCTCATGGTTGTGGCCGTGCTCCATTCACCGCGTGCTGTTGCTGTTTCATTGTTTATTGCCAGTCCAGTATGAGGATTTCGCCGTGCGGTACAGGTTGCTTCAGGCAATCTGCTATCGGCGCATGACGCGACCATAGCGCCCGAATCACGCCAGCGTGGGTGACAACTACGGCCGAATCAGTCTGCTGCGCCGCTGTGTTGGCCCATTGCCAAACGCGCTGTTGCATCACCGCCAGACTCTCGCCGCCGTGCGCCGTTCCGTTGTAGTCACCGGCGATCCAGTCATCCAGCGCTGCAGCGCCGATGCTCTGCCAGGGTTGACCTTCCCAGCGACCAAAATCCAGCTCTTGCAGACGTGAGTCCAGTCTCGGCGCCGGATGTAGTCGCTCCGCCAGCAGGCGGCAGCGTTGCAAGGGACTACTGAATACCGGCGCTGCAGCGGGCAATTGCCGCCGCAACGCGGCGATCATCTCGGGCTGGAGCGGCTGGGCCAGCGGCAAATCCAGCTGCCCATAACAGATGCCTTCGCCCCCGTGCACTGGCCAATGTCGAATCAGATAAAGGCGCACGCGCACCACACCAGATAACAGAGCAGTTCGGCCAGCTGCTGCGTCATGCCCAGCGTGTCACCGGTATAACCACCTAATGTTCGGGCTAGATAGCGAGCGACCAACGTCCGCAGCACCAGGCAGGCAACAAGCGCCGCCAGCGCCCATTGCCACGGCAACAGCGCCAGCGCGGCCACGCCACAGATCAATGCCACCAGCAAACCCGCGCCCGCCAGCCGGGTCGCCACCGGCTTGGCTTTGCCCGCCGGGCGAACGTAATCCAGCGTTGCCAGCAAACTCGCTGCCACCAGGCGACTGAAGGCATGCGCGGCGATCATCGCTGGGGCGATCCACGCTACGGGCAGCGCGGCGAGCGTTTCCAGTTTCAGCAATAAACCGGCCAACAGCGCAACCGCGCCAAAGGTGCCGATGCGCGAGTCATGCATGATTTCCAGCATGCGTTCGCGGGTATAACCGCCGCCCAGACCATCGACCGAATCAGCCAGACCATCCTCATGAAATGCACCGGTGAGCCAGATGGTGGCGATCATGCTCAGCAAAATAGCCACGCGCAGCGGCAGCACCAGGTGAGCGACAAACCAGACCCCGGCCGCTAGCAGCCCTACCAATAAACCCACGAGCGGAAAATAGCGGGCGGCGTGATCCAGATCATCGCTCTGATAACCCACCCACGCGGGGATCGGCACGCGGGTGAAATAACCCAGAGCGCAAAAGAAATGCCGCAGCGTATTACGCACCGCGCTCACTCACCCCGGCCTCATCGAACGATGCCATCTGATTGAGCAAGTCGGCTGCGGCGCGCACCAGCGGCAATGCCAGTGCTGCACCGCTGCCCTCGCCCAGCCGCAAACCCAGATCCAGCAACGGTTGCTGCACGCCCAGGTGCTGCAACAAAAGCTTGTGACCATTTTCGCCGGAGCAGTGACTGAAAATGCAGTAATCCAGCACGCCCGGCACAATGCGACTGGCCACCAGCAGTGCAGAAGTGGCGATGAAGCCGTCGACCACGATGGCAACCCGCTGGCTGGCGGCGGCCAGATAGGCGCCGGTGAGCATGGCAATTTCAAAGCCGCCAAACGCCGCCAATACGTCCAGTGGGTCATGGACGGACTCATGTCTGGCCAGCACTTGCTGCAGCACGTCAATCTTGCGTATCAGACCGGCATCGTCCAGACCCGTGCCACGCCCGGTACACGCCACGATGGGCTCGCCCGTCAAACGCGCCATGATCAGTGCTGCGGCAGAGGTATTGCCGATGCCCATTTCGCCAAAGCCCAGCACGTTGCTGCCCGCCTCAACCTGTTCGGTGACGATGCGGGCACCGGTGCTGATCGCCAGTAGCGCTTGTTCACGGCTCATGGCCGGATCATTCAGACTGTTAGCGGTGCCTTTGGCCACCGGACGATCAATCAGTAACGGATGTGGTGCGAACTCGGCATTCACGCCTGCGTTCACCACTTGCAAACTCATGTTGTTGCTGCGGCAAAGCACGCTGATTGCCGCACCACCCGCCAGAAAATTCAGCACCATTTGGGGTGTGACTTCCGCCGGATACGGGCTCACACCAGCCTGGGCCAGCCCATGATCGCCCGCAAACACCAGCATGGCCGGCTTGTTGATTTGCGGATCAAGCCGCTGCTGGATCTGGCCCAGTTGTACCGCCAGTTTCTCCAGTTGCCCCAAGCTGCCCAGCGGTTTGGTTTTGCGATCAAAGCGGTGTTGCAGGGCCAAGCCCAAGTCAGCATCAAGTGGCGAGATATCAAAGGCGAGCATGATTTTTATGGTTGTCCTGAGGTTGCGCCAATCAGCACTGCAATTGGCAGAAAAAACAAATTGCACGATGACTGGCCACTGACGCGGCTGGCACAGCCCCAACCTGCCATCTAATGGATAAAACTGTAGCCCGGAAATGCTATCGGCATTGCAACCGATTCATCCTCCGGGCTACGGGTATCGCTAAAACACAACGGATTGCGTCAAGCGGTGGCGTGCGCCTTAGAAGCCCGCACCGTCATACGACAGCGTGACAAAGTAAGCACGGCCTTGCACGTTGTAGTTTTTAACCAGTTCATAGTCGCGGTCAAACACGTTGTTGACGCGCAGGCCGGCCTTCCAGGTTTTGGCAATCTTGTAATCCAGACCCAAGCCCAGGATGCCGTATCCGCCCATTTCGTTGGCAGCGGTATTGGCTGCATCGTCATAGCGCTGGCCCGACGCTTGCAGATCGGCATTCCAGCGCCACATACCAATGCTTTGCGCTACCGTCACATCGCCAAACAACTTGGCGCGGCGCGGCAACAACAAACCGGTATCGGCATCAAACGGATTCTGACGCGTAATGCTGCCGCCGATATCCAGCCCGGCCAGCTTGCCTTGGGTGGTCAGCGTTGCACCAACAATTTTGCCTTCACTCAGGTTTTCCGGAATGTAGTTGTTGTTGGCATCCAGCACGATCAGGTTGCGAATGCGGTTTTCAAAGCCGACCAGGGTGGTGTTCCAGCCCGCCGCATCCCAACGCAAGCCCAGATCAGCCGAGCGACCTTTTTCTGCCTGCAGGTTCGGGTTGGAGCAAACGTAGCCACAATCGAAGTAAAGATCGTTGAAGGTCGGCGCGTGGAAGCTGGTGCCAGCGTTGGCGGTGAATTGCCACTGCTTGGCAAACTTCCAGGCGTAACCGATATTGCCGGTGGTCTGATCGCCAAACTGCGAGTTGTTTTCTGCACGGATATTGGCTTGCAGATGATGATCGCCAAAGTCATTCTGCCAACCGGCCAGCGCGGCGCGGTTGATGCGGCTGTTGACGTCATAAGTTGCGGTGCTGGTGACCGATTCGTTCAGGTATTCCAGACCCAGCAGCCAGTTACCCACGCTGCTATCAATGCGGTTTTCCCAGCTCACTTGCTTCTGGCGGGTATCAAACCGGCTGGTGTACGGCAGGA
This genomic interval from Silvimonas soli contains the following:
- a CDS encoding CHRD domain-containing protein, encoding MYRKGFVLLAALLAMASCATFAATLTFSATLNAATEVPPKESNGTGIVQVNYDTDTKVMNYTVNYSALTGPATAAHFHGPAAAGVNAGVAVPVKGALVSPIEGTATLTDDQAKELQAGMWYFNVHTAANPGGEIRGQVLPLK
- a CDS encoding LysR family transcriptional regulator, with translation MDTLVSMKVFCQVATLGSFVAAAERSGLSTAMVSKHVKHLETRLGVRLLNRTTRSLSLTGPGTVYFERCQHAINDLEDAETLLSQSAVKPRGTLKISAPAVFSVNYLAPVLADYYARYPEMRIDLDLSDRVIDLVEEGFDAAIRISASPHPSLVARRLAQINLLFVAAPEYLARHGAPRSADELVNHQCITYTYSNNGNAWVFDGPDGKFSVNITPRLRVNNGEMAVRAALQGLGITVQPTILIQEHIHAGTLVPILLDYPRPPISIYAVYPSRTFISAKLRTFIDVLVEHFGDTPPWEDESLKAYIKSKVRARPPMAESKV
- the cobU gene encoding bifunctional adenosylcobinamide kinase/adenosylcobinamide-phosphate guanylyltransferase — encoded protein: MSTTLILGGARSGKSALAERLAAQIGAPVTVIVTAQPQDAEMNERIAQHRAQRPAHWKTLEAPCALAEAIEQTCTEGRVVIADCLTLWLSNVLFGEGDDWTRVPGLDLPQLLAQERALLLQSLGSVQGTLLLVSNEVGLGVVPLGAGNRVYVDEAGRLHQALAAQCDNVIWTAAGLPLIMKGQMPV
- a CDS encoding histidine phosphatase family protein, which gives rise to MRLYLIRHWPVHGGEGICYGQLDLPLAQPLQPEMIAALRRQLPAAAPVFSSPLQRCRLLAERLHPAPRLDSRLQELDFGRWEGQPWQSIGAAALDDWIAGDYNGTAHGGESLAVMQQRVWQWANTAAQQTDSAVVVTHAGVIRALWSRHAPIADCLKQPVPHGEILILDWQ
- a CDS encoding adenosylcobinamide-GDP ribazoletransferase, whose product is MSAVRNTLRHFFCALGYFTRVPIPAWVGYQSDDLDHAARYFPLVGLLVGLLAAGVWFVAHLVLPLRVAILLSMIATIWLTGAFHEDGLADSVDGLGGGYTRERMLEIMHDSRIGTFGAVALLAGLLLKLETLAALPVAWIAPAMIAAHAFSRLVAASLLATLDYVRPAGKAKPVATRLAGAGLLVALICGVAALALLPWQWALAALVACLVLRTLVARYLARTLGGYTGDTLGMTQQLAELLCYLVWCACAFI
- the cobT gene encoding nicotinate-nucleotide--dimethylbenzimidazole phosphoribosyltransferase, whose protein sequence is MLAFDISPLDADLGLALQHRFDRKTKPLGSLGQLEKLAVQLGQIQQRLDPQINKPAMLVFAGDHGLAQAGVSPYPAEVTPQMVLNFLAGGAAISVLCRSNNMSLQVVNAGVNAEFAPHPLLIDRPVAKGTANSLNDPAMSREQALLAISTGARIVTEQVEAGSNVLGFGEMGIGNTSAAALIMARLTGEPIVACTGRGTGLDDAGLIRKIDVLQQVLARHESVHDPLDVLAAFGGFEIAMLTGAYLAAASQRVAIVVDGFIATSALLVASRIVPGVLDYCIFSHCSGENGHKLLLQHLGVQQPLLDLGLRLGEGSGAALALPLVRAAADLLNQMASFDEAGVSERGA
- a CDS encoding TonB-dependent receptor domain-containing protein, with the protein product MSTLKKHPLRFTPLVLALAATVAFADDASVQPVMVVTATRIAANPDTLSSDTTVLTATQLANSGAQTLGEALATVPGVQFSRSGGFGQPASLYIRGANANQTLVLVDGQRMGSATLGGTSFDLIPIASIDHVEILRGPASSLYGSDAVGGVVQIFTKRGQGAPHVWGGVEYGTDSTWGANAGLSASQDDTRISLGVSHKESEGFNVTKPANTFYYEPDRDGWHQTSANFDLSHFFGERNELGIRGLYVQSDSAFDSGGLPPNPWTRETQTNLSVYSRNQITDAWKSTLTIGQSQDQSHANSFDYNTFLPYTSRFDTRQKQVSWENRIDSSVGNWLLGLEYLNESVTSTATYDVNSRINRAALAGWQNDFGDHHLQANIRAENNSQFGDQTTGNIGYAWKFAKQWQFTANAGTSFHAPTFNDLYFDCGYVCSNPNLQAEKGRSADLGLRWDAAGWNTTLVGFENRIRNLIVLDANNNYIPENLSEGKIVGATLTTQGKLAGLDIGGSITRQNPFDADTGLLLPRRAKLFGDVTVAQSIGMWRWNADLQASGQRYDDAANTAANEMGGYGILGLGLDYKIAKTWKAGLRVNNVFDRDYELVKNYNVQGRAYFVTLSYDGAGF